One segment of Fibrobacter sp. UWB10 DNA contains the following:
- the rplR gene encoding 50S ribosomal protein L18 encodes MTAIAKKRIQSRIARHERVRKSVVGTAECPRLAVRRSLSHMVAQIIDDENNKSLVQLTTTAKEFQAKFGEMTKSEQSKQLGIQIAEVAKSKGIESVVFDRGGYIYHGRVQALAEGAREGGLKF; translated from the coding sequence ATGACTGCAATTGCTAAGAAAAGAATCCAGTCCAGAATCGCACGCCACGAACGCGTACGCAAGTCTGTTGTCGGAACTGCAGAATGCCCTCGTTTGGCTGTTCGCCGTTCCTTGTCCCACATGGTAGCCCAGATTATCGACGACGAAAACAACAAGTCTCTCGTTCAGCTCACCACCACTGCTAAGGAATTCCAGGCAAAGTTCGGTGAAATGACGAAGTCGGAACAGAGCAAGCAGCTCGGTATCCAGATTGCTGAAGTCGCTAAGTCCAAGGGCATTGAATCCGTGGTCTTTGACCGCGGCGGTTACATCTATCACGGTCGCGTTCAGGCTCTCGCTGAGGGAGCTCGTGAAGGCGGACTCAAATTCTAG
- the rplF gene encoding 50S ribosomal protein L6 — MSRIGKAIINIPAGVKVAVNGQNIKVEGPLGKLETDVHELIAIKLEGNQLSFSRPDDQKFTRAIHGTTRALVANMVEGVTKGFQKTLEIVGVGYRVEQKGKDLNLVLGFSHPVIFKAPEGVELKAVDPLKISIKGIDKQKVGQAAAEIRKYRKPEPYKGKGIKYEGEIVRRKQGKKTGK; from the coding sequence ATGTCCCGTATCGGTAAAGCTATTATCAATATCCCGGCCGGCGTGAAAGTCGCCGTCAATGGTCAGAACATCAAGGTTGAAGGTCCTCTCGGCAAGCTCGAGACTGACGTTCATGAACTGATTGCAATCAAGCTCGAAGGCAACCAGCTTTCCTTCTCTCGTCCTGACGATCAGAAGTTCACCCGTGCCATCCACGGCACCACTCGCGCTCTCGTTGCCAACATGGTCGAAGGCGTGACCAAGGGTTTCCAGAAGACGCTCGAAATCGTCGGCGTTGGTTACCGTGTCGAACAGAAGGGCAAGGACCTCAACTTGGTTCTCGGCTTCTCTCACCCGGTTATCTTCAAGGCCCCGGAAGGCGTTGAACTCAAGGCTGTTGACCCGCTGAAGATCTCCATCAAGGGCATCGATAAGCAGAAGGTCGGCCAAGCTGCGGCAGAAATCCGCAAGTACCGCAAGCCTGAACCGTATAAGGGCAAGGGCATCAAGTACGAAGGCGAAATTGTCCGTCGTAAGCAAGGTAAGAAGACAGGTAAATAA